The following are encoded in a window of Ranitomeya variabilis isolate aRanVar5 chromosome 8, aRanVar5.hap1, whole genome shotgun sequence genomic DNA:
- the POLR2F gene encoding DNA-directed RNA polymerases I, II, and III subunit RPABC2, which produces MSDNEDNFDGDDFDDVEEDEGLDDLDNAEEEDQENVAILPAGEGQQANQKRITTNYMTKYERARVLGTRALQIAMCAPVMVELEGETDPLLIAMKELKARKIPIIIRRYLPDGSYEDWGVDELIITD; this is translated from the exons ATGTCCGACAACGAGGATAA TTTTGATGGAGATGATTTTGATGATGTTGAAGAGGATGAGGGTCTCGATGACTTGGACAATGCAGAAGAGGAAGATCAGGAGAATGTAGCCATTTTACCTGCTGGTGAAGGGCAGCAAGCAAACCAGAAGCGCATAACGACAAATTACATGACCAAGTATGAACGGGCACGAGTACTGGGAACTAGAGCACTGCAGATAGC aaTGTGTGCTCCTGTTATGGTGGAGCTGGAAGGAGAGACAGACCCTCTTCTAATCGCTATGAAGGAGCTAAA AGCCAGGAAGATTCCTATAATCATCAGACGCTACCTCCCTGATGGCAGCTATGAAGACTGGGGGGTGGATGAGCTCATCATTACCGACTGA